The DNA region GAGCTAAAGGAGTACTCCAATCAACTCCAAAAACATCGAAATTTCCATCAATTTTATCTAAATATGCACTAATACCTTTTGGGAAAACAATAATTGGAATTTCAGGATATTTTGCCTTTAAGTAATCAACAATTTCTAAAATATATTTCCAACTAAAATCAAAATAAACATCTTTTTCTAACGCACTTGCCCAGCTATCAAAAATTTGAACGGCATTAACGCCAGCTTTTATTTGATTTTCAAGATAAATTTTAGTTGCTTGTGTAACTTTGCTTAAAATTTTATGTAAAAATTCAGGATTTTGATATAGAAGTTTTTTACATTTTGCATAGTTTTTTGTGCTTCCACCTTCTATCATATATGTTGCAACGGTCCAAGGTGCCCCACAAAAACCAATTAATGCTTTGTCTTTTGCAAGTTTTTCTCTAGTGATTTTAATGGTTTCATAAACATAATCTAGATTTTTAACGGCCTTTTGAGCATCTAATCTTTTTAAATCCTCTTCGCAAGTAATTGGATCATGAAAAACTGGGCCACGACCAACTATAAATTCTAAATCTATTCCCATTTCCATAGGAACAACCAAAATATCACTAAATAAAATAGCCGCATCAACACCAACTATATCAACTGGTTGAAGTGTAACCTCACTTGCTTTTTTTGGATTTTTACATAAACTTATAAAACCACCTGCATCTTTTCTAACTGCTCTATATTCAGGTAGATATCTCCCCGCTTGCCTCATCATCCAAACTGGAGTATAAGGAACTTCTTTTTTTAAACACGCATCTACAAATATCATTTTTTCTCCTTTAAATTTAGTGTTCGCTTCCTTTGTGAAGGAAATAAAGTCCTATACAAAGTGCTAATATGGAAAGTGCCAAATAGCCCATTTCAAGCGGTGTTTCAAACTTTGCGTGAAGCACCCTTTGAAAGAAATTTACGATTAAAACCATTACGATAACTTTGCCAATTTTATCTTTTAGTTGGTCTAAGCTTTTTATTTCTAAAACTTTTGAGTGTTTTGAGTTTTTCATCGGCTCAATTTCAGAGATAAAAAGTTCATAAATTCCAAAACTAAAAATAAACAAAACTAACGCCATCAAATACAAATCAATCGCCCCAACTATCACACCAACAGCGTCTGAGTGAAGATCTATCTCCTTAACGCCATTTACCAAATATCCCCACGCACCAAACATAACATTTAAAATATCATAACTTGCTATCACAAAGCAAATCACAGCTCCGATTAAGCCAAAAATCACAGGTAAAATCGTAACAAATCTCGAACTCCAAAGAACTCTTTCAAAAATTTTTTCAATCATTTTTTCTCTTTTTATTAATTTTATTTTAAATTTAACATTTTTTAATCTCTCCACTTATTTTAAAGCTTTTAAATTTATCACTATCTTTATAAATTTCAACAAAAAGTGGTTTATTGCTTGGCTGAATAAGCTCAAAAGAAGTTTTATTATTAATTAAATTTAAAATAACTGAAGCTGCCAAACTCCCACTTGCACAAGCACTTTCATAAAATAAAGTATTAATATCTCTTACAAAAACAACAGGTTTTAAAACCTCATCTTTTACATTTATAAAGCCACTTGCTTTAAGATTAGTCAAATTTAAGCTTTTTATCTTTTCAAAGCCAAATTTTTTATACTCATCATCACTTTTAAACTCTAAATTTTCTAAATTTACAATATGAGTAATGCCATCTAAATTTACTAAATATTCGAAATCATTTAGCTTTTTTATATCAAATTTATCACTAAAATTTGAAACTGTAAAAACCCCAAACTCATCTTTGCCACATTTAAAAACTTCACCTAAATTTT from Campylobacter ureolyticus includes:
- the hemE gene encoding uroporphyrinogen decarboxylase — protein: MIFVDACLKKEVPYTPVWMMRQAGRYLPEYRAVRKDAGGFISLCKNPKKASEVTLQPVDIVGVDAAILFSDILVVPMEMGIDLEFIVGRGPVFHDPITCEEDLKRLDAQKAVKNLDYVYETIKITREKLAKDKALIGFCGAPWTVATYMIEGGSTKNYAKCKKLLYQNPEFLHKILSKVTQATKIYLENQIKAGVNAVQIFDSWASALEKDVYFDFSWKYILEIVDYLKAKYPEIPIIVFPKGISAYLDKIDGNFDVFGVDWSTPLALARDVLSHKYTLQGNMEPCRLYSKNAIKESVEKIVKTMKGKSHIFNLGHGILPDIPVENTKYFINLVHELSAK
- a CDS encoding YqhA family protein, whose translation is MIEKIFERVLWSSRFVTILPVIFGLIGAVICFVIASYDILNVMFGAWGYLVNGVKEIDLHSDAVGVIVGAIDLYLMALVLFIFSFGIYELFISEIEPMKNSKHSKVLEIKSLDQLKDKIGKVIVMVLIVNFFQRVLHAKFETPLEMGYLALSILALCIGLYFLHKGSEH